The genomic window AAACGACTTGGCAGAATTATCTTAATACAACATTAAACTTAAGCAGTTTTGCAGGACAGACAATGCGTCTTGTATTCGAGTGGAGAAATGACGGCAGTGGCGGTACACAACCTCCGGTAGCTATTGATAATATTAATTTATCTATTCCTACTTGTAAAGTACCTTCAGCTTTAGCAGTATCTGCTATTACAACAACTTCAGCGACAATCAGCTGGACGGCTCCAACACCTGCTCCTGTAGGCGGATATCAGTATTACCTTTCTACAACCAACACGCCTCCTATTGCTACAACAATACCAACAGGAAGCTCGGCTACTACGACGGCTGTTTTATCTCCTTTAACACCGAACACTACTTATTATTTCTGGGTACGTTCTGTGTGTGTGGGATCTGACAGAAGCTTCTGGGTTGCGGGACCTAGTTTTACTACTCCGCAAATCCCGACAACAATTCCTTACTATCAGGATTTCTCTACCAATAATGATTTAGGGTTCACAAGTGGAACTCAGGTAAATAAATGGTTCTATGGCTCTGCAGTTGGAAATCCGGCAAAAGCAATTTATATTTCTAATGATAACGGAACTACAAATGCTTATACAACTGGTTCATCAAGTGTTGTACATGCTTACAGAGATATTACAGTGGCTGCAGGAACTACGAATGTTACTTTCTCTTTCGACTGGAAAGCAGCTGGTGAAAGTTCATGGGATTATCTAAGAGTTTGGTTGGTTCCGGTATCTTTCATGCCTACAGCAGGAACTCAGATTACTGCAGGAGCAGGAAGAATCCAGGTAGGTGCAAACTACAACCAACAGGATACTTGGCAGTCATACCTTAATGCTACTTTAAATATCAGCAGTTTCGCAGGACAGACTATGCGTCTTGTATTCGAATGGAGAAATGATGGCGGTGGCGGTACACAACCTCCGGCTGCTGTAGATAATATTAAAATACGTATTTGTAGTACAGCAACTCCTACGGTAACTGTAGGTACTGTTACGCACAATAGTGCAGTATTGACATGGCCACAAGATAACGGTGGTGCAAACTACACGATCAGATACAGACCTGTCGGTACAACAACTTGGCTGACTACCAATGTAGCGGCAGCTCCTTTCCCGACAGCGACCAATACAACGACACTTACAAACCTTCAATCTGCAACTCAGTATGAAGTCGAGATTGCTGCAGTTTGTAATGGTACAACAGGAACGTATTCTCATAATACATTCTTAACAAGATGTGATCCTACACCTCCAAATGTAACGATCAGTAATATTACTACAACATCTGCTTTGATTACGTGGGCTCCTCTTGCAGCTAGTTCTCATTACTTTATGAGATACAGAATTGTAGGAAGTGGAAACGCAGGATGGAGTGCAAACATTCCTTTACCAGCAGCGCCAACAAATACATATTCATTGACGGGCTTAAATGTATACACTACATATGAAGTACAGATTGCCAATATGTGTGATAATGAAACTACTTTAAATACATGGTCTAATCCTAAAGTATTTACTACAGAGAGAACTTGTGAGATTGCTCCTCCGGGGCTTACCATCACGAACCTTACGCCTACAACGGCAGTAGTAGTTTGGGATCCTTTCCCTGGTGCGACTTATATCTTAAGATATAGAAAAGTAGGTATTCCGAGCTGGACAAACGTTCCTTCTTCTACGAATACAGTTACGTTGACAGGTTTAATTGAATTAACTCAATACGAAATGCAGGTGGTAAATGTATGTAACGGAACTCCGGGTACTTATACTCAGCCTTACATATTTACAACACCGACTGTGGTTTATTGCCAAATGGAATCAACAGCATCTACATCTGAATATATTTCAAAAGTAACTGTTACGCCAAATGGTAAACCGGTAATGGAAAATCAATCACTGGCATCAAATTATACAGATTATACTGGTGTTACGAATAAATTCATCGAGTTGATCCAAGGTTCTTCAAACAACCAGATCACGATCGAGAAAAAGTTATCAGGTAACGCAAACGCTGGAGTAGCTGTTTGGATTGACTTCAACAGAAACGGATATTTTGACATCAACGAAAGAGTATTGGTTTCAGGTCCGAATAACAGTGATCAGGCAACAGGAACGTTCTCTGTACCTACAGATGCATTCGTTAGTATGACAGACTTCAAATATGTTGTCATGAGAGTTGCATTGCAGAAAGACGGAATTCCTGTAAACTGTACAAGCTTCCCTGCAGGTGAAGTGGAAGACTACACGGTAAGAATTTCTAAACCGATAGTACCAAATCCTATCAACCAGACGGACATCTTAATTTACCCTAACCCGGTAAGAACTGTATTGAATGTGAAAAACATTAGCAAAAGAGCTAATTATAAAATCTACAATGCAGCTGGACAGATTGTATCGTCAGGAATCATCTTAAACAACAAGATTGATGTTCATGCATTAATCAACGGAGTTTATGTAATTGATATCGAAGATAGTGCTGGTCTTACGGCTCAGAAGAAATTTATCAAAGAATAATAATTGATACTACTAAATAGAATAAGCTCTCAGAAATGAGAGCTTATTTTTTTATGATACTTTATAGCTAATACTCAAATAAAATTTAGTGCCGGATGTATAGTAAAGCTTGTTTTAAGTACCTCCTGAGTGGTTTAGAATGTCTTAAAGCTTTTTTAATGAATAATAAAAATTTGTTAATTGATGAAATTAATAGTGAATATAGACCCACACATGACATACATTTCATACATTTGCAGTCACTCATGTTTAATTTGAGTTTTCATGGTTATTAGTTTTTAGTCCTCGTAGATATACGGGGACTTTTTTATTGTCTAATAATCAATCTTTTACTTTATTAATGGAACTAATAACCATTAAATCCGGGGAATTTAATTTTGATTTTTTGGAAAAAGAAATACTTTAAACTGAGAATTGCTGCTGTACACCTTGCAGTTTTCATCAGTGAATATTGATGGAGATTGGCGAAAATCATTGATAAACTTTTCGGCTTCTTCTTCAATAGCCGGAATGATGATATAGTCATAAAGCGTTTTTGTAAAATCGCTTGAGTTTTTTAGAATATTTTTTTTGTGTTTCAGGGCTTCGCTAAATGTCATGTAAAGAGTTTATGCAAATTTAATCAATAAATAGTGAATAAATATACAGGAAATAATCATAAGAGTATGATTCTGATCATATAAGATAGTGAGATGATTTTAGCTAAACTAAAAAATATTCATATTTTAACGATTATTATGGTATGGAATTATCCGTTGCGGCACAATGTTTGATTCCTGAAAAGTACCATCACCACTTCATTTTAATATACTTTCAAATGTAATCCCCACTTTTTTAGTGGGGAATTTTATTAATTGATTTAAATATTTCACGATGTATAATTTGAATCATAAAAAGTAATTAAACCAGTTAATATCTTTGCAATAGTTTAAAAAGCAAAAGTTGATCTTGTGTTTTTAGCAGGAATTAAATGATTGTAATTTAACTTTTGCATTTATTTCATAAACTTCCCTTTTTTCTAGGAGAGTTTTTGTATATTTGAACCCGAAAAATAATTTTTTTTCATCATTTGTGTTTTTTTATGCCTCTCATTTATGGGAGGCATTTTGTTTTCTTACGAAAAAAATATTTCGTTGTTATTTTAAATTCTTTTTTTTGAAAAAAGTCAGAATATGCTTCGCAAAATCCGCAAGGGAAATTTCTTTGCGATTATAATCATAAAATTTCTGTAGAATTCATCATAGTTTTGTAGAAGATTCTCAATAGAGTTCTCAGTTATTAGTTTTTTATCCTCGATTGATTTCGGGGATTTTTGTTTTTAGTTTGATTAATTTAAACAAAGTATACTTGATGATTGAAAGAGTAATAATTTCAAGTGTTTTTAAAACAAAAAACCTCTAAAAATCCATAAGATCATAGAGGTTTGTAAAGAGGTACCTAGCGGATTCGAACCGCTGTAGATGGTGTTGCAGACCACTGCCTAGCCGCTCGGCCAAAGTACCATTCTTACCATTTTTAGGTGTGCAAATATAACAAAATATATTGTTCGGCAAAAATTTTTTATGCAATTTCTTTGGCGCCAATGCTCTCTATTTCGCTTTTTGCCTGTAATTCAGCTTTATAATTTTTGATATGAATTACCCTTGTGTCGCTCCAGCTGTCATGCCATCCGTTTCCCCCGCCTAAAAACGACAATGCATCGAAAGGTACAAAACGTGAAATATTACGGATAAAATAATCCTGAAGCGTAGGTTGTGTACCATCTGTGGAAATAACTTTGCTGCCTGTAATATATTTCCCTATCGTTCTTCCTTTGGTAAAATATTCCATGAGAAAAACATACAGAAAATACACTGTCGTGGTAATCAGGATGTCCATAAATTTATTGACGGATGAGAGTTCTAAAGCAATATTGATAAAAAACTCAGTTCCCAGAATTTCGTAGGTAAGAGAGGCAAAAAAGCCGAAAGCAAGGAAGAACAAATAAACGACAACCCTGTCTATAATAAAATTACCAAACCTTACCCATGAATTTGATCTGTTGTTTTCTACAACTTTAAGTATTTTTTTCATCTTTTGTATTTTTTTAAATTCCGTTTATGATTAATTTTAAAGAAGCGTTCGTATCGATCACAGCAGTGATTCCCGATGGATTTAAAAGGATATTGGTTGGTTTTAGATTAAAAACCTTTCCACTCATTTTTAGTCCTTTATAATATTCTTTATTAAAGGCTTCTTCTATGCTTTTTCTGGAGCTGTTTTCGAGATCCTGTGTAGGAATTCCGTATTCCTCTTCGATCATCTTTACAATTTTCCCTTTGAATAGAAGCGTAGCTGTTTTTTGTAAAATATTTGCAGTTTTTAAATTGAATTTAGTATTTGACAAAACAATTTTCTTTTTTATTTCATCATAAACCGGAATTCCGGAAATAAAAGCTTTTCCATTCACATACCCTTCGGTTTCTGCTTCGATCATTACCCTGTTGTCCACGCCGTATACTTTTATATCTTTTATTTTAACTTTAGAATTTCTTACATCATATTCTTTATTTAAAAACATATTTCGTGCGATATTAGTCGCTTCGGTGAAAGGTACATTCGCTGTTGTCTGTAACAAAAACCTGTCTGCAAGTACCGGAATAAAGTTGAAATCCGATGCTGTTTTTACAGGTTGCGACGATTCGGGTTTGGTTCCGGTAAAGGTTTCAGAATATATATCAATCCCGATATTGGTGTCGATTTGGTTTCCATAGAATTTTAATGGAGTGATATTGATATTAACAGGTGTTACTTTCAACCACGTATTGTATTCTTGTGAAATGTTGAAAGGCTGCGAGAAAACATTCCAGGCCATTACGGTGTATTGCTGGAAGTTCAGTTGGGTCGCCATTTGCTGGTCGATGGTTTTGCAAAATTTTTCTTGCTGCTCCTTTAAGTTTTTTTCAACCAACGAGGTGATCGGTATTTGTATTCTTCCGAAATCCAGAACGGGTTTTGTTACCCATTTGAAGCCGTTTGGCTGGGTGTTGGTGGCGATGGTCCAGTTATTTTTCAGGGTTAAAGATGCATTGAAGGACATCACTGTTTCAAAAGTCGTATTCTGGTAAGTGTAAACTCCCAATGTCCCGATTCCTTTTTCTGCCCAGATTTTCAGAGGAACTTCGATCAGGATGTTTTGATTGGTTC from Chryseobacterium wanjuense includes these protein-coding regions:
- a CDS encoding DUF4403 family protein, coding for MKFIKVLFLLAFINIFGQTNVDNQLAVHNFPKIKSSITMPVTIPLSEVSNMINSSVKELIYQDDSYTDNNNDQFKVKVWKTRPIRLVGGTNQNILIEVPLKIWAEKGIGTLGVYTYQNTTFETVMSFNASLTLKNNWTIATNTQPNGFKWVTKPVLDFGRIQIPITSLVEKNLKEQQEKFCKTIDQQMATQLNFQQYTVMAWNVFSQPFNISQEYNTWLKVTPVNINITPLKFYGNQIDTNIGIDIYSETFTGTKPESSQPVKTASDFNFIPVLADRFLLQTTANVPFTEATNIARNMFLNKEYDVRNSKVKIKDIKVYGVDNRVMIEAETEGYVNGKAFISGIPVYDEIKKKIVLSNTKFNLKTANILQKTATLLFKGKIVKMIEEEYGIPTQDLENSSRKSIEEAFNKEYYKGLKMSGKVFNLKPTNILLNPSGITAVIDTNASLKLIINGI
- a CDS encoding fibronectin type III domain-containing protein, giving the protein MKKFYTFLVLLLCLINLGAIPDVYGQTPATLPYSQDFNTANDFTLLNGTQTNKWVYGAFTGNTGSSIYVSNDNGASNAYTNTTTSTVQAYRDFTIPAGSTIANFSFDWKSGGESTWDYVRVWVVPATFTPTVGTQIGAGAGRTQLAQLNLQSTWQTFSLVNLNVSAYAGSTMRLVFEWRNDDSAGIQPAVAIDNVNLSIPTCIMPSGMATSAVGATTATLSWTAPSPVPGNGYEYYLSTTNTAPTAATVGTANAGTTVTPTVTPATTYYWWVRSVCSGTDKSVWVAGPSFTTTQIPATVPYIQNFSTGNDLQLNNGTQPNKWFYGSAVGNPVNALYISNDNGVSNAYTISSSSVVQAYRDIIIPAGTTDAALAFDWKADGENSWDYLRVWLVPTSFVPTAGTQIAAGGGRIQVGGNFGQQTTWQNYLNTTLNLSSFAGQTMRLVFEWRNDGSGGTQPPVAIDNINLSIPTCKVPSALAVSAITTTSATISWTAPTPAPVGGYQYYLSTTNTPPIATTIPTGSSATTTAVLSPLTPNTTYYFWVRSVCVGSDRSFWVAGPSFTTPQIPTTIPYYQDFSTNNDLGFTSGTQVNKWFYGSAVGNPAKAIYISNDNGTTNAYTTGSSSVVHAYRDITVAAGTTNVTFSFDWKAAGESSWDYLRVWLVPVSFMPTAGTQITAGAGRIQVGANYNQQDTWQSYLNATLNISSFAGQTMRLVFEWRNDGGGGTQPPAAVDNIKIRICSTATPTVTVGTVTHNSAVLTWPQDNGGANYTIRYRPVGTTTWLTTNVAAAPFPTATNTTTLTNLQSATQYEVEIAAVCNGTTGTYSHNTFLTRCDPTPPNVTISNITTTSALITWAPLAASSHYFMRYRIVGSGNAGWSANIPLPAAPTNTYSLTGLNVYTTYEVQIANMCDNETTLNTWSNPKVFTTERTCEIAPPGLTITNLTPTTAVVVWDPFPGATYILRYRKVGIPSWTNVPSSTNTVTLTGLIELTQYEMQVVNVCNGTPGTYTQPYIFTTPTVVYCQMESTASTSEYISKVTVTPNGKPVMENQSLASNYTDYTGVTNKFIELIQGSSNNQITIEKKLSGNANAGVAVWIDFNRNGYFDINERVLVSGPNNSDQATGTFSVPTDAFVSMTDFKYVVMRVALQKDGIPVNCTSFPAGEVEDYTVRISKPIVPNPINQTDILIYPNPVRTVLNVKNISKRANYKIYNAAGQIVSSGIILNNKIDVHALINGVYVIDIEDSAGLTAQKKFIKE
- a CDS encoding RDD family protein; amino-acid sequence: MKKILKVVENNRSNSWVRFGNFIIDRVVVYLFFLAFGFFASLTYEILGTEFFINIALELSSVNKFMDILITTTVYFLYVFLMEYFTKGRTIGKYITGSKVISTDGTQPTLQDYFIRNISRFVPFDALSFLGGGNGWHDSWSDTRVIHIKNYKAELQAKSEIESIGAKEIA